One segment of Vicugna pacos unplaced genomic scaffold, VicPac4 scaffold_20, whole genome shotgun sequence DNA contains the following:
- the LOC140694059 gene encoding uncharacterized protein, whose protein sequence is MVTLVKLAKAFESLKSFQPPPPPPTQPLQQAPQPQPPPPPAQPPQPAPKPATPQPPQPEQLPQPVPPPMPPQPLQPASQPQPPPPPAQPSQPASQPPPPRPLQPAPQPPPLQPPQPASQPATTQPPQPEQPPQPVPAADAASAPSAGTAADAASIATAARPAPSASNAAAAASAPSAGTAADAASAGTAAAAAASAPLADTAAAAASAPSAGTAASTATVARPAVGQELLHRRKVKMHVHNIKKVTSIYDVIRTT, encoded by the exons atggtgACCCTGGTAAAGCTGGCGAAGGCCTTcgagtccctcaagtccttccagccgccgccgccgccgccgactcAGCCCCTTCAGCAGgcaccgcagcctcaaccgccaccgccgcccgcccagccccctcagccggcaccgaaGCCGgcgaccccccagccccctcagccggaacagctgcctcagccggtaccgccgccgatgccgcctcagccccttcagccggcatcgcagcctcaaccgccaccgccaccCGCCCAGCCCTCTCAGCCagcatcgcagccgccgccgcctcggccccttcagccggcaccgcagccgccgccgcttcagccccctcagccggcatcgcagccggcgaccacccagccccctcagccggaacagccgcctcagccggtacccgccgccgatgccgcctcagccccttcagccggtaccgccgctgATGCCGCCTCTatcgccaccgccgcccgcccagccccctcagccagcaacgcagctgccgccgcctcggccccgtcagccggtaccgccgccgatgccgcctcagccggtaccgcagccgccgccgccgcctcagcccctttaGCCgacaccgcagccgccgccgcctcggccccgtcagccggcaccgccgcctcaaccgccaccgtcgcccgcccagctgtgggtcaggagctgctgcacagacg gaaggttaaaatgcatgttcataacatcaagaaagtcacaagcatttacgatgtaatcagaactacctga